In a single window of the Dreissena polymorpha isolate Duluth1 chromosome 3, UMN_Dpol_1.0, whole genome shotgun sequence genome:
- the LOC127875225 gene encoding 26S proteasome regulatory subunit 6B, whose translation MEEIGLTLPEKEDSGLTESRPGTAPTTHVDPLGVDIEDLYVKYKKLQRQLEFLEVQEEYIKDEQKNLKKEYLHAQEEVKRIQSVPLVIGQFLEAVDQNTGIVGSTTGSNYYVRILSTIDRELLKPSASVALHKHSNALVDVLPPEADSSITMLGADEKPDVAYVDIGGMDIQKQEVREAVELPLTHFDLYKQIGIDPPRGVLMYGPPGCGKTMLAKAVAHHTTAAFIRVVGSEFVQKYLGEGPRMVRDVFRLAKENAPAIIFIDEIDAIATKRFDAQTGADREVQRILLELLNQMDGFDQTVNVKVIMATNRHDTLDPALLRPGRLDRKIEFPLPDRRQKRLIFSTITGKMNLSEEVDLEDYVARPDKISGADINAICQEAGMQAVRENRYVVLAKDFEKGYKNNIKKDETEHEFYK comes from the exons ATGGAAGAAATCGGATTAACACTTCCAGAAAAA gagGACTCTGGGCTTACAGAATCAAGACCAGGGACTGCTCCCACCACACACGTGGATCCACTTGGAGTGGACATTGAGGACCTGTATGTGAAGTACAAG AAACTTCAGCGACAGCTCGAGTTCCTGGAGGTGCAAGAGGAGTACATCAAGGATGAACAAAAGAACCTGAAGAAGGAGTACCTGCATGCACAGGAGGAGGTGAAGAGGATCCAGAGTGTGCCCCTCGTCATCGGCCAGTTCCTGGAAGCGGTGGACCAGAACACTGGCATCGTGGGCTCCACTACAG GTTCCAACTACTATGTGCGTATCCTGTCCACAATCGACCGAGAGCTGCTGAAACCGTCAGCCAGCGTGGCTCTTCACAAACACAGTAACGCCCTGGTGGACGTGCTGCCCCCAGAGGCTGATAGCAGCATCACCATGCTTGGTGCAG ACGAGAAGCCAGATGTGGCGTATGTAGACATTGGAGGCATGGACATCCAGAAACAGGAAGTGAGAGAGGCCGTGGAGCTACCCCTCACGCATTTTGACCTCTACAAGCAGATCGGTATTGACCCTCCGCGTGGCGTCCTCATGTACGGCCCTCCTGGCTGTGGGAAGACCATGCTAGCCAAAGCTGTAGCCCACCATACAACCG ctGCTTTCATTCGTGTGGTGGGTTCTGAGTTCGTACAAAAGTACCTTGGTGAGGGACCTCGCATGGTGCGTGATGTGTTCAGATTGGCAAAAGAAAACGCTCCGGCCATCATATTTATAGATGAAATTGATGCCATAGCAACAAAGCGATTTGATGCTCAAACTGGAG CTGACAGAGAAGTGCAGAGAATTCTCCTGGAGCTTCTGAACCAGATGGATGGCTTCGATCAAACTGTTAATGTAAAG GTGATCATGGCCACTAACCGGCATGACACACTGGACCCTGCCCTGCTCCGGCCCGGCCGCTTGGACCGCAAGATTGAGTTCCCTCTGCCAGACAGGCGTCAGAAGCGTCTCATATTCTCCACTATCACAGGCAAGATGAACCTCAGTGAAGAAGTCGATCTCGAGGATTATGTCGCCCGTCCGGATAAGATCAGTGGGGCGGACATAAACGCCATCTGTCAGGAG GCTGGCATGCAGGCAGTAAGAGAAAACCGGTATGTGGTGCTGGCCAAGGACTTTGAGAAGGGCTACAAGAATAACATCAAGAAGGATGAAACAGAGCACGAGTTCTACAAGTAG